The genomic stretch TGGGACAAGGTTTTCCCGGCTATAAGAATGAGCAGGGTATGGATCTTGAGCTTCCCGAGGGCGCAAGTGTTAAAGACCTTCTCGCCGTGTTGGCAACGCCCAAATCCCAAAAGTGGATGGCGGTTCTGGATGGCCGGATGTTGAAGGCGGATACTTTGTTAAAAGATACAGACCGCGTCCATGTTGTTCCTGCAGTCTTCGGGGGTTAATAATCTACTCGAATCCGGAAATCGCATTAAGGACACCGACATTGGTTTCAAATCAGGCGAGCTCCCGGCCGGTCTGGCCCAATTGTCTTCCATTGTCACAAAAAGGGAATGCCGTTTGTTTTCAAAGGGCTTCCATCAAGCACTTCCCGGCGGAGGGATCTCCTCACGGCATGGTTGACAAAATCCCAGCGAGCGCGAAGACTTAAATATTAGTCACGCCGCCGGGTGGTCGTAAATCTATCATTGCAAGGAGGTACGGCAACATGAAAGCCGCTGTTTGGCACGGGAAGCGCGATGTGCGGGTGGAAGAGGTCCCCGAGCCGCCTATCCCGTCTCCAGAAGAAGTGAAGATCAAGGTTCATTGGTGCGGTATTTGTGGGTCTGATCTCCATGAATACCTTGCCGGACCCATTTTTATCCCGGTGGAAAATCCTCATCCCCTGACTGGAAAGAAGGCCCCTGTCATCTTGGGCCATGAGTTTTCGGGTGAGATCGCCCAAATAGGGGAGGGCGTTCATGGAATCCAGGTGGGCGATCGGGTGACAGCATCCGCTTCCAGATCGTGCGGCGAGTGTTTCTGGTGCAAAAGAGGGGAGACCATTATTTGTCATATGAACGCAGCGACGGGAATGATGGCTGACGGGGCCTTTGCGGAATACGTCAATGTCCCCGCATACAACATCTATAAACTGCCGGAGGGCGTTTCTTTTGAAGAGGCCGCTCTGACCGAACCGCTGGCTGTGGGCGTACATGCGATGAGGAGAGCCCGCATCAAAACCGGTGACCATGTAGTCATCGTGGGTGCTGGAACCATAGGACTGTCCGTACTTCAGGCGACCAGGGCCTCGGGGGCCGGGACGATTACGGTCGTGGAGGTTGCCGAAGCCCGGAAAGAATATGCCAAGAAATTGGGTGCTACTAGAGTATTGGATCCTACAAAGGTGGACGTCCCTGCGGAGGTGGCCAGGATAACGGATGGTGTGGGCGCCGACCTCGGGTTTGAATGCGTGGGGGATCCCAAGACAGCCCTTCTTACCCTCGATTCAGTAAGGCGGGGGGGGAAAATGGTCGTGCTTGGAGTATTCGAAAGGCCGGCTGAAATCAACCTCAATTCGTGTGTGTTTTTCGAAAAACAAATTATTGGGTCCCTTGGATACAATGATGAATTCTCGACGGTTCTTTCATTCTTGGTGGACGGCCGGTTGCAGGCCAAACCGATGATCAGCGGAAAGATAAGACTGGAAGATATCTTGGAAATGGGTTTTGGAGACCTCATTGAACATAAGGATCAACATATAAAGATTCTCGTTTCACCTCTTTGAACGGACCTTCATGGAAGGGAGCGACAATGGAGCTGAAAGGCAGGGTCGGAATAGTAACTGGAGCAGCCGGGGGCCTCGGACGCGCCATTGCCCTGGAACTGGTCCATGAGGGAATGAACGTCGTTGCGGTTGACCTGGCGCAGGATCCAATGGACGTGTTGGTCAAAGAAGCCGAAGGATTCGGTGCGGATGTGCTGGCGATGACGGCGGACGTGACCTCATCCGAATCCACGGAAAGGATGGCCCGGAAAACACTCGATCGATTTGGGCGGATCGACGTTTTGGTCAACAATGCGGGCGTAATCGTCGCCGCGCCTTTTGTGGAAATGAAAAGAGCGGATTGGGACAGAATAATCGGCGTAAATCTAGGGGGCGTCTTCAATTGCTGTAAAGCCGTTGTACCTAGCATGATCCAAAGAAAGACCGGGCGGATTGTGAACATCTCATCCGTGGCCGGCAAGAGGGCCGCCCCACTGATTTCCGCCTACAGCGCCTCAAAATTCGGGGTCATCGGCCTGACCCAGGCGCTGGCCTTGGAGCTGGGGGAATATGATATTACCGTGAATGCCGTATGCCCGGGCTTTATTGAAACCGCCATGTGGAAAGATCATCTGAACCCGGCATTGTCGCCTTTGTTGGGTGTTGGAGCCGAAGAGGTGTTTCATACATTTATAGAGACCAATGTTCCGCTGAAAAGACCACAAAGCCCCGAGGACATCGCTCAATGTGTGGTGTTTCTTTGTAAGGCGGACAATATCACGGGAGCGGCCATAAATGTGGATGGGGGACATACCATGGTTTAGCGGGAACGGAGGGCGCGATAAGCGGGAAGGATCGTCCTTTATTTCACAAGCGGGATGACACAGTTCTCTTTCTACTGCGTGTGATTTGTTGTGAAAATAAAATGAATCTCCTTTACATGGAACCGGATCATTTTGTAAACATGCTAGCGTGGCTGTCTTTTTCTGGACCTCAAGCTTTAATAACCTTTTAGCATTTAGGGGAAAGGGGGATCATAACATGGAACTGAAGAAACTCATGGCGACCGTAGGATGTTTTCTTTTGGTTTTTGCGTGGGTGGCGCAACCGTGTCTTGGAGGTGAACCCAAGATTCTAAAGGTCGGCGGACTTTTTTGTTTGACCGGTTTCGGTTCCTCAGCCGAAACCTACATTGCTGAAGGGGCAAAGCTGTCGGAAGAATGGATCAACGAGCAAGGCGGCATCGACATAAATGGAGAGAAATACAAGGTTGAGCTGGTGATCGAGGATATGAAAGGGACTGCGGACGGCGCTGTGGCGGCGGCAACCAAGCTGGTCTATGATCATAAGGTGAATATCGTCATCGGCACGGTTGTGCCCTTCATG from Deltaproteobacteria bacterium encodes the following:
- a CDS encoding 3-oxoacyl-ACP reductase FabG — its product is MELKGRVGIVTGAAGGLGRAIALELVHEGMNVVAVDLAQDPMDVLVKEAEGFGADVLAMTADVTSSESTERMARKTLDRFGRIDVLVNNAGVIVAAPFVEMKRADWDRIIGVNLGGVFNCCKAVVPSMIQRKTGRIVNISSVAGKRAAPLISAYSASKFGVIGLTQALALELGEYDITVNAVCPGFIETAMWKDHLNPALSPLLGVGAEEVFHTFIETNVPLKRPQSPEDIAQCVVFLCKADNITGAAINVDGGHTMV
- a CDS encoding 2,3-butanediol dehydrogenase; protein product: MKAAVWHGKRDVRVEEVPEPPIPSPEEVKIKVHWCGICGSDLHEYLAGPIFIPVENPHPLTGKKAPVILGHEFSGEIAQIGEGVHGIQVGDRVTASASRSCGECFWCKRGETIICHMNAATGMMADGAFAEYVNVPAYNIYKLPEGVSFEEAALTEPLAVGVHAMRRARIKTGDHVVIVGAGTIGLSVLQATRASGAGTITVVEVAEARKEYAKKLGATRVLDPTKVDVPAEVARITDGVGADLGFECVGDPKTALLTLDSVRRGGKMVVLGVFERPAEINLNSCVFFEKQIIGSLGYNDEFSTVLSFLVDGRLQAKPMISGKIRLEDILEMGFGDLIEHKDQHIKILVSPL
- a CDS encoding MoaD/ThiS family protein, which encodes MKVVVRLFGTLGQGFPGYKNEQGMDLELPEGASVKDLLAVLATPKSQKWMAVLDGRMLKADTLLKDTDRVHVVPAVFGG